One window of Brevibacterium pigmentatum genomic DNA carries:
- the rhaI gene encoding L-rhamnose isomerase: MSTRPTFADITDQLAAQEIELPSWAFGNSGTRFKVFGTPGTPRDPFEKIADAAKVHELTGLAPQVALHIPWDLCDFDELTAHAAGLGVRLGTVNSNTFQDDDYKFGALTHEDERIRTKAIDAHLECIDVMDRTGSRDLKIWLAEGSNYPGQADMRGRQDRLHDSLSKIYDRLGEGQRMVLEYKFFEPSFYHTDVPDWGTSYTQVAALGDKALVCLDTGHHAPGTNIEFIVMQLLRLGKLGSFDFNSRFYADDDLMVGAADPFQLFRIIHEVIRGGGLNSPDIAFMLDQCHNVENKIEGQIRSVLNVQEMTARALLIDTEALTKAQRAGDVITANDIFMDAFYTDVRGDLAEWRASRGLPADPIRAFRESGYQEQIAADRVGGTQAGWGA; this comes from the coding sequence ATGAGCACTCGCCCCACCTTCGCCGACATCACCGACCAGCTCGCCGCACAGGAGATCGAATTGCCGTCCTGGGCGTTCGGCAACTCCGGCACCCGGTTCAAGGTCTTCGGCACCCCGGGCACTCCGCGTGATCCATTCGAGAAGATCGCCGATGCCGCGAAGGTCCACGAACTCACCGGACTCGCCCCACAGGTGGCGCTGCACATTCCGTGGGACCTCTGCGATTTCGACGAGTTGACTGCCCATGCCGCCGGCCTCGGAGTGCGGCTGGGCACCGTCAACTCGAACACCTTCCAGGACGATGACTATAAGTTCGGTGCCCTCACCCACGAGGACGAGCGCATCCGCACCAAGGCCATCGACGCTCATCTCGAATGCATCGACGTCATGGACCGCACGGGATCCAGGGACCTCAAGATCTGGCTGGCCGAAGGATCGAACTATCCGGGTCAGGCGGATATGCGGGGGCGTCAGGACCGACTCCACGATTCGCTGTCGAAGATCTACGACCGCCTCGGCGAGGGACAGCGGATGGTGCTCGAATACAAGTTCTTCGAGCCCTCGTTCTACCACACGGACGTCCCCGACTGGGGCACGAGCTACACCCAGGTCGCAGCCCTCGGCGATAAGGCACTAGTCTGCCTCGACACCGGCCACCATGCCCCAGGCACGAACATCGAGTTCATCGTCATGCAGCTGCTGCGCCTCGGCAAGCTCGGGTCCTTCGACTTCAACTCCCGGTTCTACGCCGATGACGACCTCATGGTCGGTGCTGCCGATCCGTTCCAGCTCTTCCGGATCATCCACGAAGTGATCCGCGGAGGCGGTCTCAACAGCCCCGATATCGCGTTCATGCTCGACCAGTGCCACAACGTCGAGAACAAGATCGAAGGTCAGATCCGGTCGGTGCTCAATGTGCAGGAGATGACCGCCCGGGCTCTCCTCATCGACACCGAAGCGCTCACCAAGGCGCAGCGCGCAGGCGATGTCATCACCGCCAACGACATCTTTATGGATGCGTTCTACACCGACGTCCGCGGCGACCTCGCTGAGTGGCGGGCCTCCCGCGGACTGCCGGCCGATCCCATCCGCGCCTTCCGCGAATCCGGCTACCAGGAGCAGATCGCAGCCGACCGTGTCGGCGGCACCCAGGCCGGCTGGGGCGCCTGA